CAGACATCGTCGGTCCTATATGCGAATCAGGGGACTTTCTGGCTAAGGACAGGAAGATACGCCGTCCCCGGCAGGATGACCTCCTTGCCGTCATGAGCGCCGGCGCATACGGATTTTCCATGAGTTCAAATTATAATGCCCGACCAAGGGCGGCAGAGGTGCTGGTTAAGGGAAAGGAATTTTTTATTATTCGCAAAAGGGAAACATATAAAGACCTTCTCCATGGAGAGAAAGTGCCGGGGTTTTTAAAATGAAACTGCAATTTACAAAGATGCATGCGCTGGGCAATGACTTCATTGTCATTGACAACAGGAAATTAAAGCTAAAAAACCTCTCCCTGCTTTCAAAAAAACTCTGCCATAGAAAATTCGGCATAGGAGCTGACCAGCTTTTAGCGTTGTGTAATTCAAAAAAGGCAGACTTTAAAATGCGCATATTCAACCCGGACGGCGGAGAAGCCGAGATGTGCGGCAACGGCATCCGTTGTCTTGCGAAATATGTATGGGACAGAAAAATCTCAAATCTCAAATCTCAAATCTCAAATCTGTCTATAGAAACCCTTGCGGGCTTAATACATCTTGAGAAAAAAGGCGGTCTTATAAAAGTTGACGTGGGAGAGCCTGTTTTTGAACCTGAGAAAATACCGGTAAGACTAGGTAAGGCTGAAGCAGCCTTCATAATTCAACCTTCTAACAGTTTGTCACACATAATAAACTACCCCCTGCGAGTTGATGACAGAAAATTCAAAATCACCTGCGTCTCAATGGGCAATCCGCATGCAGTAATTGTTGTAAATGACATTGCATCGTTTCCGGTTAGCCTGTACGGTCCTGTGATTGAAAAACACGGCATATTCCCGAAAAAGACAAATGTTGAAATCATTCAGATACTCAACCGTAAAAATATTAAGATGCGGGTCTGGGAAAGAGGCGCTGGAGAGACCATGGCCTGCGGCACAGGCGCATCAGCCTCTGCAGTCGCCTCAGCGCTGCTCGGGCTCAGCAACAGAAAGGTAACTGTTCACCTCCTCGGAGGAAAACTTATAATTGAATGGGCCAAAAACAATCATGTGTACATGACAGGCCCTGCCGTGACGGTTTTTGACGGAGAGATTGAGGTATAAACAGCAAATATCAAAGGCCAAAATCTAAATGACAAATTAATTTCAAATGACTAAATGTCTGAATTTTTGAAGTTTGGATTTAGGATTTTATTTGACATTTGAATTTTGGAATTTAGAATTTATGAAAATAAAGTGTCCTGTATGCAAAAAAGAATCTGAGTGGGAAGGCAATCCCTTCAGACCCTTTTGTTCTGAACGGTGCAAACTCATTGACCTC
Above is a window of Nitrospirota bacterium DNA encoding:
- a CDS encoding diaminopimelate epimerase, which translates into the protein MQFTKMHALGNDFIVIDNRKLKLKNLSLLSKKLCHRKFGIGADQLLALCNSKKADFKMRIFNPDGGEAEMCGNGIRCLAKYVWDRKISNLKSQISNLSIETLAGLIHLEKKGGLIKVDVGEPVFEPEKIPVRLGKAEAAFIIQPSNSLSHIINYPLRVDDRKFKITCVSMGNPHAVIVVNDIASFPVSLYGPVIEKHGIFPKKTNVEIIQILNRKNIKMRVWERGAGETMACGTGASASAVASALLGLSNRKVTVHLLGGKLIIEWAKNNHVYMTGPAVTVFDGEIEV
- a CDS encoding DNA gyrase inhibitor YacG: MKIKCPVCKKESEWEGNPFRPFCSERCKLIDLGAWASEEYKIDGRLEDELDKILSEPEKEKDHD